A part of Candidatus Palauibacter scopulicola genomic DNA contains:
- a CDS encoding PCP reductase family protein — translation MKFLCVDCDRQMAFDERAVPGDGTMAAVFRCPSCGRKTAMLANPMETQLVSSLGVKVGGRTVPNENFEGIRAGVEQARDEAPSAPPLTNPGPVRWNVDAVERLGHVPSFVRGMVKKIYNEYARERGIEEMTPAVMDRARSDLGLEGM, via the coding sequence ATGAAGTTCCTCTGCGTGGACTGCGACCGGCAGATGGCCTTCGACGAGCGGGCCGTGCCCGGCGACGGCACGATGGCCGCCGTCTTCAGGTGTCCCTCCTGCGGGCGGAAGACCGCGATGCTCGCCAACCCCATGGAAACGCAGCTCGTGAGTTCGCTCGGCGTGAAGGTGGGAGGCCGCACCGTCCCGAACGAGAACTTTGAAGGCATCCGCGCCGGCGTGGAGCAGGCGCGCGACGAAGCCCCGTCCGCACCGCCGTTGACGAACCCCGGACCCGTGCGCTGGAACGTGGACGCGGTCGAGCGCCTCGGCCACGTGCCCTCCTTCGTGCGGGGGATGGTGAAGAAGATCTACAACGAATACGCCCGGGAACGCGGGATCGAGGAGATGACGCCCGCCGTCATGGACCGGGCCCGGTCCGATCTCGGCCTGGAAGGCATGTAG
- a CDS encoding HmuY family protein, which translates to MAPRTVKGGDRTDGDRPVVLYVAGAVFLFILVVVVAGSFTRPDPVTFVPSPVGPRPPVDRFVVDTVTVDARDGSHWVYFDFDKGSAVGGPLAGWDLALNRYHLVVNGGSGYPGAGGAIAIGAPWEAVTEAPASGYATTEGALEDGPATPGLERWYRYGFFSHLLEPKDETYVIRTAEGRYAKLRILSYYCPQATPGCVTLMYGFQGDGSRRLTG; encoded by the coding sequence GTGGCACCGAGGACGGTGAAGGGCGGGGACCGGACGGACGGGGACCGGCCGGTTGTACTGTACGTCGCGGGGGCCGTGTTCCTGTTCATCCTCGTCGTCGTCGTTGCCGGCTCGTTCACGAGGCCCGACCCCGTGACCTTCGTTCCTTCTCCCGTCGGCCCGCGCCCCCCCGTGGACCGGTTCGTCGTGGACACCGTCACCGTCGATGCCCGGGACGGCTCGCACTGGGTCTACTTCGATTTCGACAAGGGGAGCGCGGTCGGCGGTCCGCTCGCCGGCTGGGACCTCGCCCTCAACCGGTACCACCTCGTTGTCAACGGTGGCAGCGGATATCCCGGGGCCGGGGGGGCGATCGCCATCGGCGCCCCGTGGGAGGCTGTGACGGAGGCTCCGGCGTCCGGTTACGCGACGACGGAGGGCGCGCTGGAGGACGGCCCGGCGACGCCCGGACTCGAACGCTGGTACCGGTACGGATTTTTCTCCCACCTCCTCGAACCGAAGGACGAGACCTACGTGATCCGGACGGCGGAGGGGCGCTACGCGAAGCTGAGGATCCTGAGCTATTACTGCCCGCAGGCGACGCCCGGATGCGTGACTCTCATGTACGGATTCCAGGGAGACGGTTCGCGCCGCCTCACGGGCTGA
- a CDS encoding P-loop NTPase, translated as MSSGFRTYHEVDELRSDLPDQIAAGDERVSVRLASVARVIAVMSGKGGVGKSLVSALLATALARGGDRVGLVDADLNGPSVPRLLGIEPESLAESRDGFAPPASRAGVRVMSMAFLTEPDRALTWREPADAGFVWRGAQERGALREFLSDVAWGELDALLVDLPPGTQRLAELHALVPGIAGIVAVTIPSAASRDAVARSLDLARRRGLPILGLVENLSGVRCDACGELAPLHAGDAGAELAGRFRVPLLARLPFDAALGAAADEGRLEEWLAGGRGAAEALRKVVDVLHAARAAR; from the coding sequence ATGAGTTCCGGATTTCGCACCTACCACGAAGTGGACGAACTGCGCTCGGATCTCCCGGATCAGATCGCGGCCGGGGACGAGCGCGTGTCCGTGCGGCTCGCTTCCGTCGCCCGCGTCATCGCGGTGATGAGCGGCAAGGGCGGGGTGGGGAAGAGCCTCGTCTCCGCCCTTCTCGCGACCGCCCTCGCCCGGGGGGGGGATCGCGTGGGCCTGGTCGATGCGGACCTCAACGGCCCCAGCGTGCCGCGCCTTCTCGGCATCGAACCCGAAAGCCTCGCCGAATCCCGGGATGGGTTCGCACCGCCCGCTTCGCGCGCCGGAGTCCGCGTCATGTCGATGGCGTTCCTCACGGAGCCGGACCGCGCCCTCACGTGGCGCGAGCCCGCCGACGCCGGCTTTGTGTGGCGTGGCGCCCAGGAGCGGGGGGCCCTGCGGGAATTCCTGTCCGATGTCGCGTGGGGAGAACTGGATGCGCTCCTCGTGGACCTGCCGCCGGGTACCCAGCGGCTCGCCGAACTCCACGCGCTCGTCCCCGGAATCGCCGGCATCGTCGCGGTCACCATCCCGAGCGCCGCCTCCCGCGACGCGGTGGCGCGTTCGCTCGATCTCGCTCGGAGACGCGGCCTTCCCATCCTGGGACTCGTGGAGAACCTGTCGGGGGTTCGCTGCGACGCCTGCGGAGAGCTTGCTCCGCTGCACGCCGGTGACGCCGGGGCCGAACTGGCGGGCCGTTTCCGGGTTCCCCTGCTTGCGCGCCTCCCCTTCGATGCGGCGCTGGGGGCCGCGGCGGACGAGGGACGGCTCGAGGAATGGCTGGCGGGCGGGCGCGGAGCCGCGGAGGCGCTCCGGAAGGTGGTCGACGTGCTTCACGCGGCGCGCGCGGCGCGATGA
- a CDS encoding ferredoxin, giving the protein MSDTREGAGAPDPSVEREVHGLRAVIDRDLCVGFGDCIEEAPEAFDLDEDGVAVFTGPEHASRKRFIEACASCPVDAITVLEDGIEIVP; this is encoded by the coding sequence GTGAGCGATACGCGTGAAGGGGCGGGGGCTCCGGATCCGTCCGTGGAACGGGAGGTCCACGGGCTCCGCGCCGTCATTGACCGCGACCTGTGCGTCGGCTTCGGGGACTGCATCGAGGAGGCGCCGGAGGCCTTCGATCTCGACGAGGATGGGGTAGCGGTGTTCACCGGCCCGGAGCATGCCTCGCGGAAGCGCTTCATCGAGGCGTGCGCGTCCTGTCCGGTCGATGCGATCACCGTCCTGGAAGACGGGATAGAGATCGTTCCGTGA